A region from the Bacteroidota bacterium genome encodes:
- a CDS encoding four helix bundle protein, whose amino-acid sequence MQRSAVSIPANIAEGYGRANRKEYLHFLSYSRASLMEEVGKMLTRLIQSLKPH is encoded by the coding sequence ATGCAGCGATCGGCTGTCTCAATTCCGGCGAACATAGCAGAGGGATACGGACGGGCGAATCGGAAGGAATACCTGCATTTCCTATCGTACTCGCGGGCATCCCTGATGGAAGAAGTGGGAAAGATGCTCACCCGTCTAATTCAATCCCTCAAACCCCACTAA
- the uvrC gene encoding excinuclease ABC subunit UvrC yields the protein MMDEEPKLILKIAPQFISLPEKLPNLPNKPGIYQFKNDEGKILYVGKAKNLRSRVRQYFHKSRSLDIKTETMISKTADVEIIVTDSEVEALILEAVLIKKFKPKYNIFLRDDKSFPYVVITNEPFPRVFVTRRIIHNGSKYFGPFTDAKNMRGSLKMIRDVFKVRSCNYHIDDETIRKKKIRVCLDYHIKKCEGPCEGLVNWHQYNAMINEVAQVLRGKTSGLISNLEKQMLAESEAMNFEAAAAVRDKIRGLRNYSDRQKIIDTDLLDRDIISAAIEGDDACGVLFKIRDGKLIGRQHYYMSGVAEKPEAEIISQFLRIYYLEADYYPKEIFLPCEIDETETIEIWLSEKRQSKVSIIVPKIGDKAKLVAMCQANAKYLLDDLKIQKLKRGEKVPKILELLQKDLHLKYLPYRIECFDISNIQGADTAASLVVFENGKPKKSEYKRYKIQTVTGPDDYASMREVVQRRYSRLIEEGQKLPDLIMVDGGKGQLSSAVEVIKKFESAYGGRNSKFQNIPIIGLAKKLEEIYFPNISEPQSILKTSASLKLLQRIRDEAHRFAVEYHRKLRTKRTLQTELDLIKGVGKKKTKELLETFGSVQGVKFANTEQLSEIVGEKVAEKIKEYFI from the coding sequence ATGATGGATGAAGAACCCAAGTTAATTTTAAAAATCGCTCCACAGTTTATCTCGTTGCCCGAAAAACTTCCCAACCTGCCCAATAAACCGGGGATATATCAGTTTAAAAACGATGAAGGCAAAATATTATATGTTGGCAAAGCTAAAAACTTACGCAGCAGGGTTAGGCAGTATTTTCATAAATCGCGAAGTTTAGATATTAAAACCGAAACAATGATTTCGAAAACCGCCGATGTGGAAATTATTGTAACCGATTCCGAAGTGGAAGCGTTAATCCTTGAAGCAGTTCTTATAAAAAAGTTCAAACCAAAATACAATATATTCCTGAGAGACGATAAAAGTTTTCCCTATGTTGTTATAACGAACGAGCCATTCCCTCGTGTGTTCGTTACCCGCCGAATTATTCACAACGGTTCTAAATATTTCGGACCGTTTACCGACGCGAAAAATATGCGTGGGTCTTTAAAAATGATACGCGATGTTTTCAAGGTGCGTTCCTGCAATTATCATATTGATGATGAAACGATCCGCAAAAAGAAAATACGTGTATGCCTCGATTATCACATTAAAAAATGCGAGGGACCCTGCGAAGGTCTTGTAAATTGGCACCAATACAATGCAATGATTAACGAAGTTGCACAGGTGTTACGCGGCAAAACATCCGGACTAATATCTAATCTTGAAAAACAAATGCTTGCAGAATCTGAAGCTATGAATTTTGAAGCCGCTGCTGCAGTTCGTGATAAGATTCGTGGATTACGTAATTACAGCGATCGTCAAAAAATTATTGATACCGACTTACTCGATAGGGATATTATATCGGCGGCGATCGAAGGGGATGATGCTTGCGGAGTCTTGTTCAAAATCCGGGACGGGAAATTAATAGGCAGACAGCATTATTACATGAGCGGTGTTGCAGAAAAACCTGAAGCTGAAATAATATCGCAGTTTCTCCGAATTTATTATTTGGAAGCAGATTATTATCCCAAAGAAATATTTCTTCCTTGTGAAATTGATGAGACAGAAACAATAGAAATATGGCTTTCTGAAAAACGGCAATCAAAAGTTTCAATCATCGTTCCTAAAATTGGCGACAAAGCTAAACTTGTTGCAATGTGTCAGGCGAATGCAAAATATCTCCTCGATGATCTAAAAATTCAAAAGTTGAAACGAGGCGAGAAGGTTCCCAAAATATTAGAACTCCTTCAAAAAGATTTACACCTTAAGTACTTACCATACAGGATCGAATGTTTCGATATATCGAATATTCAAGGTGCAGATACTGCAGCATCGCTTGTGGTATTTGAAAACGGTAAACCAAAAAAGAGTGAATATAAACGATATAAAATTCAGACAGTTACAGGTCCCGACGATTATGCAAGTATGCGTGAAGTCGTGCAACGGCGGTATTCACGATTGATCGAGGAGGGACAAAAACTTCCCGATTTAATTATGGTAGATGGTGGCAAAGGACAGCTATCGAGCGCGGTGGAGGTTATTAAGAAATTCGAATCCGCCTATGGCGGACGAAATTCGAAATTCCAAAATATTCCTATTATAGGTTTGGCGAAGAAATTAGAGGAAATATATTTTCCGAATATATCTGAACCGCAATCGATACTTAAAACATCAGCGAGCTTGAAACTTCTTCAGCGAATCCGGGATGAGGCGCACCGATTTGCCGTAGAGTATCATAGAAAATTACGAACGAAAAGAACATTGCAGACTGAATTGGATTTGATAAAAGGGGTCGGCAAAAAGAAAACTAAAGAATTGCTCGAGACGTTTGGTTCCGTGCAAGGTGTAAAATTTGCTAATACAGAACAGTTATCTGAAATTGTGGGTGAGAAGGTTGCGGAGAAGATAAAGGAATATTTCATATAG
- a CDS encoding YifB family Mg chelatase-like AAA ATPase, with the protein MFFTNPSLYSNKLKSRNNMLSQVLSSATYGINAHIVQVETNLEKGLQSFVVVGLPDNAVKESRERVIAAIKNSNINLPHLRITVNLAPADIKKEGSAYDLPIAIGILTATENIKSEILKDFIMLGELALDGTLRPVHGILPIAVEAKINNMRGMILPKENAKEAAMVEGIDVYPMASLSETVDFLNGEYELLKPFKINMDEVFAQEKQYTIDFADVKGQENVKRALEVAAAGAHNIIMIGPPGSGKTMLAKRLPTILPPMTFEEAIETTKIHSVAGVLPPNSALVATRPYRSPHHTISDSALVGGGTIPRPGEISLAHHGVLFLDELPEFARNVLEVLRQPLEDGRITVSRSKMTLEFPANFMLVCSMNPCPCGYYTDPAKECTCSQMQIQKYMAKISGPLLDRIDLHIEVPAVKYKDLSSKTSGESSVKIRDRVIEARKIQMKRFAGRKSMYANSDMQSKDIREFCQINSDGEELLKMAITKLGLSARAYDRILKVSRTIADLTGSENIRPEHMSEAIQYRTLDRNLWM; encoded by the coding sequence TTGTTTTTTACAAATCCTTCCTTATATTCTAACAAATTAAAATCGAGGAATAATATGCTCTCGCAAGTTCTCAGCAGTGCAACCTATGGGATTAATGCACACATAGTGCAGGTCGAAACTAATCTCGAAAAAGGTTTACAAAGTTTCGTCGTTGTTGGTTTACCCGATAACGCGGTGAAAGAGAGTCGCGAACGGGTAATAGCAGCAATTAAAAATTCAAACATCAACCTCCCTCATTTACGCATCACCGTTAATTTAGCCCCCGCCGATATTAAGAAGGAAGGATCAGCTTACGACTTACCCATAGCAATTGGAATACTAACTGCAACCGAGAATATCAAATCGGAAATCTTAAAGGATTTTATTATGTTAGGTGAACTTGCACTCGATGGAACACTGCGACCGGTTCATGGTATTTTGCCGATTGCCGTAGAAGCTAAAATAAATAATATGAGAGGGATGATACTTCCAAAAGAAAACGCCAAAGAAGCGGCTATGGTCGAAGGGATCGATGTTTATCCTATGGCGAGTTTGAGTGAAACTGTAGATTTCCTTAATGGTGAATACGAGTTGTTAAAACCATTCAAGATTAATATGGATGAAGTGTTTGCGCAAGAGAAGCAATACACGATCGATTTTGCCGATGTGAAAGGGCAGGAGAATGTGAAACGTGCACTCGAAGTTGCTGCTGCAGGTGCTCACAATATAATTATGATCGGTCCCCCCGGTTCAGGAAAAACAATGCTGGCAAAACGCTTACCGACAATATTACCACCAATGACATTTGAGGAGGCAATCGAGACAACTAAGATACATTCGGTAGCAGGAGTGTTGCCGCCGAACTCGGCGCTCGTTGCAACGCGCCCTTATCGCTCACCGCATCACACAATATCCGATAGTGCGCTCGTTGGTGGTGGAACAATTCCGCGTCCGGGCGAAATATCGCTTGCCCATCACGGAGTGCTGTTCCTCGATGAACTACCTGAATTTGCACGTAATGTATTGGAAGTCTTGCGGCAGCCATTGGAAGATGGAAGGATAACTGTTAGTCGTTCAAAGATGACGCTTGAGTTTCCCGCTAATTTTATGCTTGTTTGCTCTATGAATCCCTGTCCGTGCGGCTATTACACAGATCCGGCGAAAGAATGCACTTGCTCGCAAATGCAAATCCAAAAGTATATGGCAAAAATATCCGGTCCGCTGCTTGATAGAATTGATTTGCATATCGAAGTTCCCGCAGTTAAGTATAAGGACTTGTCCAGCAAAACTTCGGGCGAGTCATCAGTGAAAATTCGGGATCGGGTTATTGAGGCACGTAAAATTCAAATGAAACGTTTTGCAGGACGTAAAAGTATGTATGCAAATTCCGATATGCAGTCGAAAGATATAAGAGAATTTTGCCAAATCAATTCGGACGGCGAAGAGCTCCTAAAAATGGCAATTACAAAATTAGGATTATCCGCGCGTGCGTACGATAGAATATTGAAAGTCTCCCGTACGATTGCCGACCTTACAGGTTCAGAAAACATTCGACCGGAACACATGAGCGAAGCAATTCAATACCGAACACTCGATAGGAATTTGTGGATGTGA
- the obgE gene encoding GTPase ObgE: MQFIDYAKIVVKSGNGGKGMVSFRREKYVPKGGPDGGKGGKGGSVILRADHHLNTLLDFRYNKKYEAQNGENGKTSNKSGKDGDDIIVRVPCGTLIKDVDTGEVLFDIIDDKEEIIIARGGKGGRGNGEFATPTNQAPRFAEPGREGEEKHLELELKLIADVGLVGLPNAGKSTLISVISAAKPKIADYPFTTLVPNLGIVRYQESKSFVVADMPGLIEGAHSGKGLGIQFLRHIERTRVLVYLIECTDEDPKKALEMLQKEIKLFNKDMLKKPQMVIITKTDLADEALMKKIKKIKFSPKKFDSVHFISAVANTGIPDLVKSMWKLLK, encoded by the coding sequence ATGCAGTTTATTGATTATGCAAAAATAGTTGTAAAATCAGGAAACGGCGGTAAAGGAATGGTTAGTTTCAGGAGAGAGAAATATGTACCAAAAGGGGGACCTGACGGCGGGAAAGGCGGCAAGGGGGGAAGTGTAATTTTACGGGCTGACCATCATTTGAATACTTTACTCGATTTTAGATATAATAAAAAATATGAAGCTCAAAATGGTGAGAACGGTAAAACATCAAACAAATCGGGTAAAGATGGTGATGATATTATTGTTCGAGTCCCGTGTGGTACTTTGATAAAAGATGTTGACACGGGAGAAGTTCTCTTCGATATAATTGACGATAAGGAGGAAATAATTATTGCACGAGGTGGAAAAGGCGGAAGGGGTAATGGTGAATTTGCTACACCAACAAACCAAGCTCCCCGTTTTGCTGAACCGGGGAGAGAAGGTGAAGAAAAACATCTCGAGCTTGAACTTAAATTAATTGCCGATGTTGGTTTGGTAGGTTTGCCAAATGCGGGTAAATCGACTTTGATTTCAGTAATATCGGCTGCTAAACCAAAAATTGCCGACTATCCTTTTACGACACTCGTCCCTAATCTCGGCATCGTGCGCTACCAGGAATCGAAAAGTTTTGTTGTTGCTGATATGCCGGGACTGATCGAAGGAGCGCATTCGGGAAAAGGACTTGGTATCCAATTTCTCCGTCACATTGAGCGAACGCGTGTACTTGTGTATCTCATAGAATGCACAGACGAAGATCCTAAAAAGGCATTGGAAATGCTTCAGAAAGAAATCAAGTTGTTCAATAAAGATATGTTAAAAAAACCTCAAATGGTTATTATCACTAAAACTGATTTAGCCGATGAGGCATTGATGAAAAAAATTAAAAAAATAAAGTTCTCTCCCAAGAAATTTGACTCAGTTCATTTTATTTCTGCCGTTGCAAATACAGGGATTCCCGATTTAGTAAAATCAATGTGGAAGCTTTTAAAGTGA
- a CDS encoding tetratricopeptide repeat protein translates to MNFILIAGSVPQETKESAEFKLAVNLYKDGLTDLALDQFKNFVNSYPASNQSIEARFYIGLTLSKLKRYEDARVAFQNFALTYTDHNKAAEAWFKVGESYVALENYREAALAFERVRVFHPRSPLAPDALLLSAKYFRTVSDVVNARKNLRVILQDYSSSDFVPAARLALAELFFGEGNIDLATREVKSVVDGTSKYRADGMLLLGRIYHLTGQYEEAEKLFNKILMDYKGTPAAALANIELGLSSANAGDYNKAIEYFKKVLSDKNADSGLKEKASLQIGIAYYKSNDFKNSSEQFEKFINNFPKSEKINQALFLSGKSFERVKNYKGAINSFNQVINSISDEYKPQAFAQASIVAEMLDNITLSVEYCKRYLEKYPHGEGTQDALIRIGDLFKDRFKDHDRAKTYYEEALQAKPHSYQLSWIKLKIGESCSQAGNYASAVRTFEEIIKYYPADREALQAKENLDRILIYENKNYKSGLEKIAKLLGDLLIGKNRGELAFNLAQVYFDDLKDYQSAVEQYSSAIEAKITGPNLPIAYYNRAIAAERALKYSANHTDVPINYFSEFIKLFPNDKNSHEAAFKLLNLKLKSAKPEEAEKLLNEFISSPPKTSFVPEVYKLLIEQYLQTNKLTNALTICNLIIKNPATPESEEYAMMQAARIYFQSGKMDSAIAFLKNHTGKYPNGNYTVSGLKLLGDILLKTGKPEEAVKVFKKIEEEYYYTEIAQETIEQYVKSLVESNKYDEAIYFIKNRFEKEAQNPFVEPINYKYYLAKAYELKGDSPKAILFYREYLLSEPNAEAKVDGYLALGNIMKNQGVADAAAAYYKLAGKLGSVLANREIADLLFQTERYLEASQQYSALLVSAINEDDKKYYLTKTIVSKLRIDDLKGAQPLILEFSKNYKKSVDNLAEIEYEKALIYFRKQDYSTAKKIFTDIADDYDGTRYAPLSEYYLGRIMELNKNSADAIKKYESVLKKYSNSDVIPRVFLALGNINFNGEKYAEAIKYYQQIVDNPDKEGEILRYAMINLIEAYEATKLNDAALKMARNFIERYPKDPSITDQRIKIGILYSRLGYYDQAVMHFQILLDEVGSDYEAEIRYNLGETYYYKGDYQQGILEFLKVPYLVMQNKKVDWTATSFYMAGQSYERMEKYDQALSMYQQIIDRPGIDATFKAGAQKEIDRVKSIIKRGSN, encoded by the coding sequence TTGAATTTTATTCTGATTGCCGGTTCTGTGCCGCAAGAGACGAAAGAAAGTGCCGAGTTCAAACTTGCTGTAAATTTATATAAAGACGGATTAACAGATTTGGCGCTCGACCAGTTTAAAAATTTTGTTAATTCATATCCCGCAAGTAACCAAAGTATTGAGGCGCGATTTTACATCGGCTTGACGTTATCCAAACTAAAACGTTATGAGGATGCCCGTGTTGCATTTCAAAATTTTGCTCTTACGTATACTGATCATAATAAAGCCGCCGAAGCTTGGTTTAAAGTAGGCGAATCATACGTCGCTTTAGAAAATTATCGCGAAGCAGCTTTAGCATTCGAGCGAGTTCGCGTGTTCCATCCACGAAGTCCGCTCGCCCCTGATGCGTTGTTATTGTCGGCTAAATATTTTCGCACAGTTTCCGATGTTGTAAATGCGCGAAAGAATCTACGCGTAATTCTGCAAGATTACAGTTCTTCCGATTTTGTACCGGCTGCGCGTTTAGCACTCGCTGAGTTGTTCTTTGGTGAAGGAAATATCGATTTGGCAACGCGTGAAGTTAAAAGTGTTGTGGATGGAACTTCGAAATATCGGGCTGACGGAATGCTGCTTTTAGGCAGAATATACCATTTAACCGGACAGTATGAAGAAGCTGAAAAACTTTTTAACAAAATATTGATGGATTACAAAGGAACTCCTGCCGCAGCATTAGCAAATATTGAACTTGGTTTGTCCTCTGCTAACGCTGGCGATTATAATAAAGCCATAGAGTATTTTAAAAAAGTGCTTTCTGATAAAAATGCAGATAGTGGTTTAAAAGAAAAAGCTTCATTACAAATTGGAATTGCATATTACAAATCGAACGACTTTAAAAATTCATCGGAACAGTTCGAAAAATTTATTAATAATTTTCCCAAGAGCGAAAAAATAAATCAAGCATTATTTTTAAGCGGCAAATCTTTTGAAAGAGTTAAAAACTACAAAGGGGCGATAAACTCTTTTAATCAGGTTATCAATTCTATTTCTGATGAGTACAAACCGCAAGCTTTTGCACAAGCTTCGATTGTTGCTGAGATGTTAGATAATATTACCCTTTCGGTTGAATATTGCAAAAGGTATTTGGAAAAATACCCTCATGGTGAAGGAACACAAGATGCCTTGATCCGAATTGGTGATTTGTTTAAAGATCGTTTTAAAGATCATGATCGGGCAAAAACCTATTATGAAGAGGCGCTGCAGGCAAAACCGCATAGCTATCAATTAAGTTGGATTAAATTAAAAATAGGTGAGAGTTGTTCGCAAGCCGGAAATTATGCTTCCGCCGTAAGAACTTTTGAAGAAATTATAAAATATTATCCGGCCGATCGTGAAGCTTTACAGGCAAAAGAAAACTTAGATAGAATATTGATTTATGAAAATAAGAATTACAAAAGCGGACTCGAAAAAATTGCTAAACTCCTCGGCGACTTGTTAATAGGGAAGAATCGGGGTGAGCTTGCTTTTAATTTAGCTCAGGTTTACTTCGATGATTTAAAAGATTATCAATCAGCGGTTGAACAATATTCATCCGCAATTGAAGCGAAAATTACAGGACCGAACTTACCAATCGCATATTATAATCGTGCGATTGCTGCCGAACGTGCGTTGAAATACTCAGCTAATCATACGGATGTTCCTATAAATTATTTTTCTGAATTTATAAAACTTTTTCCTAACGATAAAAACTCACACGAAGCAGCTTTTAAACTTTTGAATCTGAAATTGAAATCTGCTAAACCTGAAGAAGCTGAAAAATTGTTGAATGAATTTATTTCATCTCCTCCCAAAACATCTTTTGTACCCGAAGTTTATAAACTTCTGATTGAACAATATCTTCAAACAAATAAACTTACCAATGCTTTAACAATATGTAACCTAATTATTAAAAATCCTGCTACACCTGAATCAGAAGAATATGCTATGATGCAAGCCGCTAGAATTTATTTTCAATCAGGCAAAATGGATTCGGCGATTGCGTTTTTAAAAAATCATACTGGAAAATATCCAAACGGAAATTACACAGTTAGCGGGTTGAAACTTCTTGGCGATATCTTGCTGAAGACCGGAAAACCTGAAGAAGCTGTAAAGGTTTTTAAAAAAATAGAAGAAGAATATTACTACACAGAGATTGCCCAAGAAACAATTGAACAATATGTAAAATCACTTGTTGAATCTAATAAATATGATGAAGCAATTTATTTTATAAAAAACCGGTTTGAAAAAGAGGCACAAAATCCATTTGTAGAACCAATTAATTATAAATATTATTTAGCTAAAGCGTACGAACTTAAGGGTGATTCACCAAAAGCGATTTTATTCTATCGGGAATATTTGTTATCAGAACCGAACGCCGAAGCAAAAGTTGACGGTTACTTGGCTCTCGGTAACATAATGAAAAATCAAGGAGTTGCCGATGCCGCTGCGGCTTATTATAAACTTGCCGGTAAATTAGGTTCCGTTCTGGCAAACCGCGAAATCGCTGATTTGCTTTTTCAAACTGAACGTTATTTAGAAGCATCACAACAATATAGTGCTCTACTTGTTTCAGCTATAAACGAAGATGATAAAAAATATTATCTTACTAAAACGATTGTATCTAAATTACGCATCGACGATTTAAAAGGTGCACAACCACTGATATTAGAATTTTCCAAAAATTATAAGAAGAGCGTTGATAATTTAGCAGAGATAGAATATGAAAAAGCTTTGATATATTTCCGGAAGCAAGATTATTCAACTGCGAAAAAAATATTTACAGATATTGCCGACGATTACGACGGAACGCGTTATGCGCCGCTGTCGGAATATTATTTAGGCAGGATTATGGAATTAAATAAAAATAGTGCGGATGCGATAAAAAAATATGAATCGGTTCTGAAGAAGTACTCAAACTCCGATGTCATTCCACGAGTTTTCCTCGCTTTAGGTAATATAAATTTCAACGGTGAAAAATATGCTGAAGCAATAAAATATTATCAGCAAATTGTAGATAATCCTGACAAAGAGGGTGAAATTCTAAGATATGCTATGATCAATCTGATTGAAGCCTATGAGGCAACTAAACTTAACGATGCGGCTCTGAAAATGGCGCGCAATTTTATCGAACGTTATCCGAAGGATCCATCTATTACCGATCAGCGTATAAAAATTGGTATTTTATATTCACGTCTTGGATACTACGATCAAGCAGTAATGCATTTTCAAATCTTACTCGATGAAGTCGGCAGCGATTATGAAGCTGAAATTCGTTACAACCTCGGTGAAACATATTATTACAAAGGCGATTATCAACAAGGAATTTTAGAGTTTCTAAAAGTTCCCTACTTGGTTATGCAAAACAAAAAAGTAGACTGGACCGCTACGTCGTTTTATATGGCAGGACAATCATACGAGCGGATGGAAAAATACGATCAGGCTCTATCAATGTATCAGCAAATAATTGATCGTCCCGGCATTGATGCGACATTTAAAGCAGGCGCTCAAAAAGAAATAGACCGTGTAAAATCAATAATAAAAAGGGGTTCAAACTAA
- the mce gene encoding methylmalonyl-CoA epimerase: MFTNISHIGIAVKNLTESVDNFKKLFNQDDVHFETVEDQKVNLAFLDVRGVHIELLEPSSLDSPISKFLENRGEGIHHLSFEVDDIEKELSRLKKEGVRLIDETPKVGAGGKLIAFIHPKSTNGVLIELSQKKYFITSPDFDEPLKDFEE, from the coding sequence ATGTTCACAAATATTTCGCATATCGGCATTGCTGTCAAAAATTTGACAGAATCAGTTGATAATTTTAAAAAGCTTTTTAATCAGGACGATGTTCATTTCGAAACTGTAGAAGACCAAAAAGTAAACCTTGCTTTTTTAGATGTACGAGGAGTACACATAGAGTTATTAGAGCCGTCTTCATTGGATTCTCCAATCTCAAAATTTCTTGAGAATCGCGGAGAAGGTATTCATCATCTCTCTTTTGAAGTTGATGATATTGAGAAAGAGCTTTCACGTTTGAAGAAGGAGGGAGTCAGGTTGATAGATGAAACACCGAAAGTCGGTGCAGGCGGAAAATTAATTGCTTTTATCCATCCCAAATCTACAAACGGAGTTTTGATCGAATTGAGTCAGAAAAAATATTTTATTACGTCACCCGACTTTGATGAACCTTTAAAAGATTTTGAAGAATAA